The following coding sequences are from one Malaciobacter pacificus window:
- the ectB gene encoding diaminobutyrate--2-oxoglutarate transaminase: protein MRIFENFESEVRGYIRSFPTIFKKAKGAILTDEQDVDYIDFFAGAGTLNYGHNNDLISNALIEYLQNDGVVHGLDMATTAKKEFMETFQELILKPRNLEYKMQFTGPTGTNCVETALKLARLVKGRSNVIAFTNGYHGLSQGSLAVTGNNEYRDESYISRSNATFMPFDGYFGDFNTLEYLRKFLNDGSSGVDLPAAIIVETIQGEGGINVSSAKWLKELESICREYDILLIIDDIQVGNGRSGNFFSFEFADINPDMVTLSKSIGGGLPMALLLFKPDLDQWKPGEHTGTFRGNNLAFVASKVSLENYWQNEDLTNAVFYKEKVLKKKLEEIAQKHSDVFDIDIRGRGLAYGFEIKNDPTVAGEISSYAFEEQLIVETCGSQGQVVKFLPPLIIDEETLIEGLNRFERAITKLASDKKKKLTEEF, encoded by the coding sequence ATGAGAATATTTGAAAATTTTGAGTCAGAAGTAAGAGGATATATAAGAAGTTTCCCAACAATCTTTAAAAAAGCTAAGGGAGCTATTTTAACAGATGAACAAGATGTAGATTACATAGATTTTTTTGCAGGAGCTGGAACATTAAATTATGGTCATAATAATGATTTAATTTCAAACGCTTTAATTGAATATCTACAAAATGATGGAGTTGTTCATGGACTTGATATGGCAACAACTGCTAAAAAAGAGTTTATGGAAACATTTCAAGAACTGATTTTAAAACCTAGAAACTTAGAGTACAAAATGCAGTTTACTGGACCAACTGGTACAAACTGTGTTGAGACAGCTTTAAAACTAGCAAGATTAGTAAAAGGTAGAAGTAATGTAATAGCTTTTACAAATGGATACCATGGATTAAGCCAAGGTTCACTTGCAGTTACTGGAAATAACGAGTATAGAGATGAAAGTTATATTAGTAGAAGTAATGCTACTTTTATGCCTTTTGATGGATATTTTGGTGATTTCAATACTTTAGAATATTTAAGAAAATTTTTAAATGATGGAAGTAGTGGTGTTGATTTACCTGCTGCTATTATTGTTGAAACAATTCAAGGTGAAGGTGGAATTAATGTTTCAAGTGCAAAATGGCTTAAAGAGTTAGAGAGTATTTGTAGAGAGTATGATATTTTATTAATTATTGATGATATTCAAGTTGGGAATGGTAGAAGTGGTAACTTCTTCTCTTTTGAGTTTGCGGATATAAATCCTGATATGGTAACACTATCAAAATCAATTGGTGGAGGTTTACCAATGGCATTATTACTATTTAAACCAGACCTAGACCAATGGAAGCCAGGTGAACATACGGGAACATTTAGAGGTAATAACTTAGCATTTGTTGCTTCAAAAGTTAGTTTAGAAAACTACTGGCAAAATGAAGACTTGACAAACGCAGTATTTTATAAAGAGAAAGTTTTAAAGAAAAAACTTGAAGAAATAGCCCAAAAACATAGCGATGTATTTGATATAGATATTAGAGGTAGAGGTTTAGCTTATGGATTTGAGATTAAAAATGACCCAACAGTTGCTGGTGAAATTTCATCTTATGCATTTGAAGAACAACTGATTGTAGAAACTTGTGGAAGTCAAGGTCAAGTAGTTAAATTCTTACCTCCATTAATTATTGATGAAGAGACTTTAATTGAAGGTCTAAATAGATTTGAAAGAGCTATTACAAAACTTGCAAGTGATAAAAAGAAAAAATTAACAGAGGAATTTTAA
- a CDS encoding alanine racemase, whose product MALIKLNKNNLFYNLETISNHAGGKEKVAVVLKDNAYGHGLIEIATLASEFGIKKAVVRTLDEALAIEKLFDYILILAHKDFHTYSHTFHIALNSIEDIDNLPLGCNVHIKVDTGMHRNGILIEELEEAFLGLSKKNIKVTGIFTHHRNADNLSTDFFWQKSVFSRVKLAVSELCEKLSLDIPSFHSCNSAGLFRHTNFNEDFARVGIATYGYLDNANIFKFPTLKPVLSLWGKRISTRTLKESQSVGYGGTYKATEDTIISTYDVGYGDGFLRLNERKNYTTPDGFKVLGRVSMDNLSLNTNKDEVCIFNDANTLAKVHDTISYEITTTLSTNIKRVIV is encoded by the coding sequence TTGGCACTGATAAAACTTAATAAAAACAATTTGTTTTATAACTTAGAAACTATTTCAAATCATGCAGGTGGAAAAGAAAAAGTAGCTGTTGTTTTAAAAGATAATGCCTATGGCCATGGACTAATTGAAATAGCAACACTAGCTAGTGAATTTGGTATAAAAAAAGCAGTTGTTAGAACACTAGATGAAGCACTGGCTATAGAAAAATTATTTGACTATATTTTAATACTTGCTCACAAGGATTTTCACACTTATTCACATACTTTTCACATAGCATTAAATTCAATTGAGGATATTGATAATTTACCACTTGGATGTAATGTTCATATAAAAGTTGATACAGGGATGCATAGGAATGGAATTTTAATTGAAGAGCTAGAAGAGGCTTTTTTAGGGCTATCTAAGAAGAATATTAAGGTGACTGGGATATTCACACATCATAGAAATGCAGATAATCTCTCAACTGATTTTTTCTGGCAAAAGTCAGTTTTTTCTAGGGTTAAGTTAGCTGTAAGTGAATTATGTGAAAAACTTTCACTAGATATTCCTAGCTTCCATTCTTGTAATTCTGCAGGCCTATTTAGACACACTAATTTTAACGAAGATTTTGCAAGAGTTGGTATTGCAACATATGGATACCTTGATAATGCTAATATCTTTAAATTTCCAACTTTAAAGCCTGTATTATCACTATGGGGGAAAAGAATTTCTACAAGAACTTTAAAAGAGAGCCAAAGTGTTGGTTACGGAGGTACATATAAAGCTACTGAAGATACTATTATTTCCACATATGATGTTGGCTACGGAGATGGTTTTTTAAGACTAAATGAAAGAAAAAACTATACAACACCTGATGGATTCAAAGTTCTAGGTAGAGTATCAATGGATAATCTTTCACTTAATACAAATAAGGATGAAGTATGCATATTTAATGATGCTAATACTCTTGCTAAAGTTCACGATACTATTTCATATGAAATCACAACAACACTTAGTACAAATATAAAAAGAGTAATTGTGTAA
- a CDS encoding ectoine synthase, which yields MIVKDIKKDVIGTNREVFAQGGQWVSRRMLLKDEGMGFSFHETIIKANTKTHIHYQNHLEAVYCVAGNGKIEDLATGEIHEIYDGVMYALNNHDDHNLYGGTEDMRLICVFNPPIKGTEHHDENGVYPLED from the coding sequence ATGATTGTAAAAGATATTAAAAAAGATGTTATAGGAACAAATAGAGAAGTATTTGCCCAAGGTGGGCAATGGGTTAGTAGAAGAATGCTATTAAAAGATGAAGGTATGGGATTTTCTTTCCATGAAACAATTATCAAAGCAAATACTAAAACTCACATTCATTACCAAAACCACTTAGAAGCTGTTTATTGTGTAGCTGGGAATGGAAAAATTGAAGACTTAGCAACTGGTGAAATCCATGAGATTTATGATGGAGTTATGTATGCACTAAATAATCATGATGACCATAATTTATATGGTGGAACTGAAGACATGAGACTTATTTGTGTATTTAACCCTCCTATTAAAGGAACTGAGCATCATGATGAAAATGGAGTTTATCCATTAGAGGATTAA
- a CDS encoding adenylate kinase yields the protein MKKLFLIIGAPGSGKTTDAELIAAKHENITHYSTGDMFRAEVASGTDRGAVIDSYISKGLIVPIDIAIETILGAIKRASTPTVIIDGYPRSIEQMEQLDKYLLDENEVELVNVIEVDVSQETAFQRVLGRAADAQVVRDDDNEQVFLNRMKLFTEPLEEIRSFYTQKNILKTISGEATIEEIVTEMDSFIQSKI from the coding sequence ATGAAGAAACTATTTTTAATTATTGGAGCTCCGGGAAGTGGGAAAACAACTGATGCTGAATTAATAGCAGCTAAACATGAAAATATCACACACTATTCAACAGGAGATATGTTTAGAGCTGAAGTTGCGAGTGGAACTGATAGAGGTGCTGTAATTGATAGTTATATAAGTAAAGGATTAATTGTGCCTATTGATATTGCTATTGAGACTATTTTAGGAGCTATTAAAAGAGCTTCAACTCCAACAGTAATTATTGATGGATATCCAAGAAGTATTGAACAAATGGAGCAGTTAGATAAATATTTACTTGATGAAAATGAAGTTGAACTTGTAAATGTGATTGAAGTTGATGTATCACAAGAGACAGCTTTTCAAAGAGTTTTAGGAAGAGCAGCTGATGCACAAGTTGTAAGAGATGATGATAATGAGCAAGTATTTTTAAATAGGATGAAACTTTTTACTGAACCTTTAGAAGAAATCAGAAGTTTTTATACTCAAAAAAATATACTAAAGACAATTAGTGGTGAAGCTACTATTGAAGAAATAGTAACTGAAATGGATAGTTTTATTCAATCTAAAATATGA
- a CDS encoding SOS response-associated peptidase, whose product MPGRLAIYDDRYFKENAKKFIKVDLVKNLNPRYNIAPTMPIPALLNSGEYLYTHFGYLPSWAKSKKSMNINARSESIFEKITFRDSFKFRRCLIPINGFFEWEIEDKTKKPYFVKDIKNDYFALAGIWDEYCDDELKMNIITTALITCNANEKLDLYEVTSAVNKVSFNSPLCIKKKINLEIGQQSLFEIE is encoded by the coding sequence ATGCCTGGAAGATTAGCAATATATGATGATAGATATTTTAAAGAAAATGCAAAAAAATTTATCAAAGTTGATTTAGTAAAAAATCTAAATCCAAGATATAATATAGCTCCAACTATGCCAATTCCTGCTTTATTAAATAGTGGAGAATATTTATACACTCACTTTGGTTACTTACCTTCTTGGGCTAAAAGTAAAAAATCTATGAATATAAATGCAAGAAGTGAATCAATTTTTGAAAAGATTACTTTTAGGGATTCTTTTAAATTTAGACGCTGTTTAATTCCAATAAATGGTTTTTTTGAATGGGAAATAGAGGATAAAACAAAGAAGCCATATTTTGTAAAAGATATAAAAAATGATTATTTTGCCCTTGCAGGTATTTGGGATGAATATTGTGATGATGAACTAAAAATGAATATTATCACTACAGCTTTAATTACTTGTAATGCAAATGAAAAACTTGACTTATATGAAGTAACTTCTGCTGTCAATAAGGTTTCTTTTAATTCTCCTTTATGTATAAAAAAGAAAATTAATTTAGAAATTGGACAACAAAGTCTATTTGAGATAGAATAA
- a CDS encoding competence/damage-inducible protein A, which yields MMKKVNFYSVIIGTELLNGRRKDAHFSFLNEQLLKRNWEHKASFVIEDDPKLMFNIFNLIKNDENSVMFCFGGIGSTPDDYTRQTAARAFTDYKMEFNEKAKSLIINQFGEEAYPHRVNMAYLPISAKLLKNVVNNVPGFYLENRFFFTPGFPSMSQSMVIEALDTHYPISREKYKKVMTIDTSENDLIETMKKMPEHLDFASLPKIINDKRKVVISLGGYDKAEVDKYFDLFIRYCEENKKDYILKDINF from the coding sequence ATGATGAAAAAAGTAAATTTTTATTCAGTAATTATTGGTACTGAATTACTAAATGGTCGAAGAAAAGATGCCCATTTCTCTTTCTTAAATGAGCAGTTACTGAAAAGAAATTGGGAACATAAAGCTTCATTTGTTATTGAAGATGACCCAAAACTTATGTTTAATATTTTTAACTTAATAAAAAATGATGAAAATTCAGTTATGTTTTGTTTTGGAGGAATTGGTTCAACTCCTGATGATTACACAAGACAAACAGCTGCTAGAGCTTTTACTGATTATAAAATGGAATTTAACGAAAAAGCTAAGAGTTTAATTATAAATCAATTTGGAGAAGAAGCTTATCCTCATAGAGTAAATATGGCATATCTTCCCATTAGTGCTAAACTTCTTAAAAATGTTGTAAATAATGTTCCAGGATTTTATTTAGAAAATAGGTTCTTTTTTACCCCTGGTTTTCCTTCAATGAGTCAATCTATGGTTATTGAAGCATTAGATACTCATTATCCAATTTCAAGAGAAAAATATAAAAAAGTTATGACTATTGATACAAGTGAAAATGACTTAATAGAAACAATGAAAAAAATGCCTGAGCATCTAGATTTTGCTTCATTACCTAAGATAATTAATGATAAAAGAAAAGTTGTTATTTCATTAGGTGGTTATGATAAAGCAGAGGTAGATAAATATTTTGATTTATTTATTAGATATTGTGAAGAAAATAAAAAAGATTATATTCTTAAAGATATAAATTTTTAG
- a CDS encoding aspartate kinase, protein MYSEENMKVCKFGGSSVKDALQIKKIVNIIKADEDRKVIVVSAPGRDEIHDEKITDHLLNLATNGEHFENQKLFISIDESKFAIIKKFEKLCDDLKIDKKFIVDYLKKDLENCKLKGDERKAFFLSRGEHFNSKVITAYMNSVGLKTKLMLPEEFGFILSDCLTNGKVNSKTHENIQNAFTFKENEVYLVPGFYGVNEKNQIAVMSRGGSDLTGGELAYALDADIYENWTDTNGVYNVDPRVVSEAKVIPRLTFKELRLLSSKGFNVFHFNAMLNCKKSKIPINIRNTNNPVHEGTLILSERVPMEDLVGIAKLDNMASIHIQKDMLGEEIGFSAELLKIFGEFGINTYHYPTDKDDIAILVDQEDLKGKINNLRRQIEKRLKTNEVNVNYNISILTLVGIGLRQNSFAIVDAITALKEKNIPFEMFDMSPSKISFHIGVSQNVSDIALKTLKEELL, encoded by the coding sequence ATGTATAGTGAGGAAAATATGAAAGTATGTAAATTTGGAGGTAGTTCTGTAAAAGATGCCTTACAAATCAAAAAAATAGTAAATATCATAAAAGCAGATGAAGATAGAAAAGTTATAGTAGTCTCTGCACCTGGTAGAGATGAAATACATGATGAAAAAATTACAGACCATTTATTAAACTTAGCAACAAATGGAGAGCATTTTGAAAATCAGAAACTTTTTATATCTATTGATGAATCTAAATTTGCTATTATAAAAAAATTTGAAAAGCTTTGTGATGATTTAAAAATAGATAAAAAGTTTATAGTTGACTACTTAAAAAAAGATTTAGAAAACTGTAAATTAAAAGGTGATGAAAGAAAAGCCTTCTTTTTATCAAGGGGTGAACACTTTAATTCTAAAGTTATTACAGCATATATGAATTCAGTGGGATTAAAAACAAAACTTATGCTTCCTGAAGAGTTTGGATTTATTTTAAGTGATTGTTTAACAAATGGAAAAGTAAATTCAAAAACACATGAAAACATTCAAAATGCTTTTACTTTTAAAGAAAATGAAGTTTATTTAGTTCCTGGTTTTTATGGAGTTAATGAAAAAAATCAAATTGCTGTAATGAGTAGAGGTGGAAGTGATTTAACAGGTGGTGAATTAGCCTATGCACTTGATGCAGATATTTATGAAAACTGGACAGATACAAATGGTGTTTATAATGTTGACCCAAGAGTTGTAAGTGAAGCAAAAGTAATACCTAGACTTACATTTAAAGAGTTAAGATTACTTAGTTCAAAGGGATTTAATGTTTTCCATTTTAATGCAATGCTAAACTGCAAAAAAAGTAAAATTCCAATTAATATTAGAAATACAAATAACCCAGTTCACGAAGGAACATTAATTCTTAGTGAAAGAGTTCCTATGGAAGATTTAGTAGGAATTGCAAAACTAGATAATATGGCTTCAATTCATATACAAAAAGATATGTTAGGAGAAGAGATAGGATTTAGTGCAGAACTTCTTAAAATTTTTGGAGAGTTTGGAATAAATACTTATCATTATCCTACTGATAAAGATGATATTGCAATACTTGTTGACCAAGAAGATTTAAAAGGTAAAATCAATAATCTTAGACGTCAAATAGAAAAACGCCTAAAAACCAATGAAGTTAATGTTAACTATAATATATCTATATTAACTTTAGTTGGAATTGGATTAAGACAAAATTCTTTTGCAATAGTTGATGCTATAACTGCACTAAAAGAGAAGAATATACCATTTGAGATGTTTGATATGAGTCCATCAAAAATTTCATTTCACATAGGTGTTTCACAAAATGTCTCTGATATTGCACTTAAAACATTAAAAGAGGAACTACTTTAA
- a CDS encoding tetratricopeptide repeat protein: MKLVVLIIIFFNLVNSTTLNKSSSQGEKLQKAIKLIKEKKNLDNAYNILLNLSNNGNIEASYILGKFYLSKITKYHDEIKAYNTILSAANKNHSKSQFLIGKFFLHGKVVEKDYEKALYYFEEASKQKLYDANCYIAYMYATGKGVFPNFGRAHQFAKDEYKRGNKFCKKVWKDYNLANYPKDKSWKIGNYLEPVK; encoded by the coding sequence ATGAAACTAGTAGTACTAATTATAATATTTTTCAATCTTGTAAATAGTACAACTTTAAATAAATCTTCATCACAAGGTGAAAAACTTCAAAAAGCAATAAAACTTATAAAAGAGAAAAAAAATCTTGATAATGCTTATAATATATTACTAAATTTATCAAACAATGGAAATATTGAAGCTTCTTATATTCTAGGGAAATTCTACCTATCTAAAATAACTAAATATCACGATGAAATAAAAGCATATAATACTATATTATCAGCAGCCAATAAAAATCACTCTAAATCACAGTTCTTAATAGGAAAGTTTTTTCTACATGGTAAAGTTGTAGAAAAGGATTATGAGAAGGCTTTATATTATTTTGAAGAGGCTTCAAAACAAAAACTTTATGATGCAAATTGTTACATAGCTTATATGTATGCAACAGGGAAAGGTGTTTTTCCAAACTTTGGAAGAGCTCATCAGTTTGCAAAAGATGAGTATAAAAGAGGCAATAAATTTTGTAAAAAAGTTTGGAAAGACTATAATTTAGCAAACTATCCTAAAGATAAAAGCTGGAAAATTGGGAATTATTTAGAACCAGTTAAATAA
- a CDS encoding glutathione peroxidase: MATNNNKTIYDFKVKDIKGNDVSLSKYKGKVLLIVNVASKCGFTGQYEDLENLYSKHKDKDFMILGFPSNQFANQEPGTNKEIAEFCRLTYGVEFDMFSKIDVNGENESPLYTFLKDKQPGILGSKNIKWNFTKFLVDKNGNVVDRFGSTTNPKSIEDDILKLL; encoded by the coding sequence ATGGCGACAAATAATAATAAAACTATTTACGATTTTAAAGTAAAAGATATAAAGGGAAATGACGTAAGTCTTTCAAAGTATAAAGGGAAAGTACTTTTAATAGTAAATGTTGCTAGTAAATGTGGATTTACTGGTCAATATGAAGATTTAGAAAACCTTTATTCAAAACATAAAGATAAAGATTTTATGATTTTAGGTTTCCCTTCAAATCAATTTGCAAATCAAGAACCAGGAACAAATAAAGAGATTGCAGAATTTTGTCGATTAACTTATGGAGTTGAGTTTGATATGTTCTCAAAAATTGATGTGAATGGAGAGAATGAATCACCACTTTACACATTTTTAAAAGATAAACAACCAGGTATATTAGGTAGTAAAAATATTAAATGGAATTTTACAAAATTTTTAGTTGACAAAAATGGTAATGTAGTTGATAGATTTGGAAGTACTACAAATCCAAAATCTATTGAAGATGATATTTTAAAATTACTATAA
- the uvrC gene encoding excinuclease ABC subunit UvrC yields the protein MNLEEKLKQLPTDAGVYQYFDRNGHLLYIGKAKVLKNRVKSYFKFTPKLLPADKLSPRIYKMISEVESLEWIVVPNEHDALILENSLIKQLKPKYNILLRDDKTYPYIYLDNNELFPRLEITRRVYKNKNLKYFGPYSSGARDMLDSIYEIVPLVQKKSCVKEKKACLFHQIKRCHAPCEGKITTSEYAKIVDEALEYIYNKTKLINKLNEKMMQYSEDFRFEDAMKIRDRIKTIEKSQIKSGMDLATNEDIDIFAITTSNKKAVVVRMFIRDGKLTSSNHDFLRLDNIEQDSDFDYEEAYKRAIINYYDNEIPLLPKEILTAIDLEDKEELEDFLKARFDRKIKIINPKKDKKKDIVQVAINNCNELLRIDASKNQTTIYDEVKKLFDLKLTPYLIESFDNSHMMGQATVGAMVVWNEQTNGWNKKSFRHYNLESKDEYSQMREMLMRRVESFEKNPAPDLWVIDGGETLLKLAYDITQSVGVNLDIIAIAKEKVDAKAHRAKGKANDIIHYKKDGEFKSLKLLTSDQRLQFVQRLRDEAHRFVINYHKKQKRKEDKQVSLLQIKGIGEAKVKKMLLYFGEFEKIKSASIEELKNVLNEKDATVIYNYFNNIEE from the coding sequence ATGAATTTAGAAGAGAAATTAAAACAACTTCCCACTGATGCAGGAGTATATCAATACTTTGACAGAAATGGTCACTTACTATATATTGGAAAAGCAAAAGTACTTAAAAATAGAGTAAAATCTTACTTTAAATTTACTCCAAAACTATTACCTGCTGATAAACTAAGTCCTCGTATATATAAAATGATTAGCGAAGTTGAATCTTTAGAGTGGATTGTAGTTCCTAATGAACATGATGCTTTAATACTTGAAAATTCACTAATCAAACAACTAAAACCTAAATACAATATTTTATTAAGGGATGATAAAACATACCCATATATTTATTTAGATAACAATGAACTTTTTCCTAGACTTGAAATAACAAGACGTGTTTATAAAAATAAAAATCTAAAATATTTTGGACCATATTCAAGTGGTGCTAGAGATATGTTAGATAGTATTTATGAAATTGTTCCTTTAGTTCAAAAGAAATCTTGTGTAAAAGAGAAAAAAGCATGTCTTTTTCACCAAATAAAAAGATGCCATGCACCTTGTGAAGGTAAAATTACAACAAGTGAGTATGCAAAAATTGTTGATGAAGCCTTAGAATATATTTACAACAAAACTAAACTAATTAATAAACTAAATGAAAAAATGATGCAATATTCAGAAGATTTTAGATTTGAAGATGCTATGAAAATAAGAGATAGAATAAAAACTATTGAAAAATCTCAAATTAAATCAGGAATGGATTTAGCCACAAATGAAGATATTGATATTTTTGCAATAACAACATCTAATAAAAAAGCAGTTGTTGTAAGAATGTTTATTAGAGATGGGAAGCTAACTTCATCAAACCATGACTTCTTAAGACTTGATAATATTGAGCAAGATAGTGATTTTGATTATGAAGAAGCATATAAAAGAGCTATTATTAATTATTATGATAATGAAATCCCACTACTTCCCAAAGAGATTTTAACCGCAATTGACCTTGAAGATAAAGAAGAGCTTGAAGATTTTTTAAAAGCAAGATTTGATAGAAAAATAAAAATTATAAATCCTAAAAAAGATAAGAAAAAAGATATTGTACAAGTTGCAATTAATAACTGTAATGAACTGCTTAGAATCGATGCTAGTAAAAATCAAACTACAATTTATGATGAAGTTAAAAAACTGTTTGACCTTAAACTTACTCCTTATTTAATAGAGAGTTTTGATAACTCTCATATGATGGGTCAAGCAACTGTTGGAGCAATGGTTGTATGGAATGAACAAACTAATGGTTGGAATAAAAAATCTTTTAGACACTATAATCTTGAATCAAAAGATGAATATTCTCAAATGAGAGAGATGTTAATGAGAAGAGTTGAAAGTTTTGAAAAAAATCCTGCACCTGATCTTTGGGTAATTGATGGAGGAGAAACCTTACTAAAACTTGCATATGATATAACTCAGTCTGTGGGAGTTAATTTAGATATAATTGCCATAGCAAAAGAGAAAGTTGATGCAAAAGCACATAGAGCAAAAGGTAAAGCAAATGACATTATTCACTACAAAAAAGATGGTGAATTTAAATCTTTAAAACTATTAACAAGTGACCAAAGGCTTCAATTTGTTCAAAGACTTAGAGATGAAGCTCATAGGTTTGTAATTAACTATCATAAAAAACAAAAAAGAAAAGAAGATAAACAAGTTTCACTTTTACAAATTAAAGGTATTGGTGAAGCAAAGGTGAAAAAAATGTTGCTATACTTTGGTGAATTTGAGAAAATAAAAAGTGCATCTATTGAAGAATTAAAAAATGTTTTAAATGAAAAAGATGCAACTGTTATATATAATTATTTTAATAATATTGAGGAATAA
- a CDS encoding winged helix-turn-helix transcriptional regulator, with translation MRLLALNIDKKFIDEIEEKNLYICDVAEDLFDAVYHAQVRLYNLILVYENDLIACKEIIQKRLDKKSAVVILTKNQSKDFEISLLQSGAISVIKEPFDYELILAKLESIHRENFAKKLKFKNYLKLNNIEKQVLDINNNKLNIKGKSYEVLSYLIKNRHKAIISKEELVNAIWDEPELICHNVIEVNINQIRTELKKNFNTDLITTIRNRGYKISNV, from the coding sequence ATGAGACTCTTAGCTTTAAATATAGATAAAAAGTTTATAGATGAAATAGAAGAGAAAAATCTTTATATTTGTGATGTTGCAGAAGATTTATTTGATGCAGTTTATCATGCCCAAGTAAGATTATATAATTTAATATTAGTCTATGAAAATGATTTAATAGCTTGTAAAGAGATTATTCAAAAAAGATTAGATAAAAAAAGTGCCGTTGTGATACTTACAAAAAATCAATCAAAAGATTTTGAGATAAGTTTACTTCAATCTGGTGCAATTAGTGTCATAAAAGAACCCTTTGATTATGAATTGATTTTAGCAAAACTAGAATCAATTCATAGAGAGAACTTTGCAAAGAAACTTAAATTTAAAAACTATCTAAAACTAAATAATATTGAGAAACAAGTCCTAGATATAAATAATAATAAATTAAATATAAAAGGTAAATCTTACGAGGTTTTATCTTATCTTATAAAAAATCGACACAAAGCAATTATTTCAAAAGAAGAGTTAGTTAATGCAATTTGGGATGAACCAGAACTAATATGTCATAACGTTATTGAAGTTAATATAAATCAAATTAGAACTGAACTAAAAAAGAACTTTAATACTGATTTAATAACTACAATAAGAAACAGAGGTTACAAAATAAGTAATGTATAG
- a CDS encoding TPR end-of-group domain-containing protein has product MEKQLYHPFVENYILNEIKTLRDENRDLKIELHKTLAKKEVEISNNVINYATSTLNNMFYIIAAASSFLVLMGWNSIKDINKKVKNDIDEKISKTISDYEKRLNLFEEDLEKRSKQVVQNQKNIEKTNTIYSLWMRASKESTTLGKIEIYDEILNLSPDDVEALTYKAEAVLKLDEANWALSLANQAIKIDDEFSNAFYQRAKILYDLGQIDSCIEDLEKALELNEQYVEKLKKDKFFFEILEDERFSKLIEKYTAEEVV; this is encoded by the coding sequence TTGGAAAAACAGTTATACCATCCATTTGTAGAAAACTATATTTTAAATGAAATAAAAACTCTAAGAGATGAGAATAGAGACTTAAAGATTGAACTTCACAAAACTTTAGCAAAAAAAGAAGTTGAAATATCAAACAATGTAATTAATTATGCAACTTCAACTTTAAATAATATGTTTTATATCATCGCTGCAGCCTCATCTTTTTTAGTTTTAATGGGTTGGAACTCAATTAAAGATATTAATAAAAAAGTAAAAAATGATATTGATGAAAAGATTTCAAAAACAATTTCTGATTATGAAAAAAGGTTAAATCTATTTGAAGAAGATTTAGAGAAAAGATCAAAACAAGTTGTTCAAAATCAAAAAAATATTGAGAAAACTAATACTATTTATTCTCTTTGGATGAGAGCTTCAAAGGAATCAACAACTTTAGGTAAAATTGAAATTTATGATGAAATTTTAAATCTAAGTCCTGATGATGTTGAAGCTTTAACATATAAAGCTGAAGCAGTTTTAAAACTTGATGAAGCAAACTGGGCACTTAGCTTAGCAAACCAAGCAATAAAAATTGATGATGAATTTTCTAATGCTTTTTATCAAAGAGCCAAAATTTTATATGACCTTGGACAAATTGATAGCTGTATTGAAGATTTGGAAAAAGCATTGGAGCTAAATGAACAGTATGTAGAAAAACTAAAAAAAGATAAGTTTTTCTTTGAAATACTAGAAGATGAAAGATTCTCTAAACTTATTGAGAAATATACAGCAGAGGAAGTAGTCTAA